A genome region from Triticum aestivum cultivar Chinese Spring chromosome 2B, IWGSC CS RefSeq v2.1, whole genome shotgun sequence includes the following:
- the LOC123046837 gene encoding pathogenesis-related protein 1-like — translation APKLAPHIVASAHPIEGEGGIGSVRQFNFTSAMPFTLMKERLEFLDAEKCECKSTLAEGGGIGTAIKTATSHIKVEPAANGGSVVKVDSTYKLLPGVEVKDEITKAKDSVTAIFKAAEAYLIANPHAYN, via the exons GCACCCAAGCTCGCGCCCCACATCGTCGCCAGCGCCCACCCCATCGAGGGCGAAGGCGGCATCGGCAGCGTCAGGCAGTTCAACTTCACCTCAG CCATGCCCTTTACCCTCATGAAGGAGAGGCTCGAGTTTCTGGACGCAGAGAAGTGCGAGTGCAAGTCGACCCTGGCCGAGGGCGGCGGCATCGGCACGGCGATCAAGACCGCGACGTCTCACATCAAGGTGGAGCCGGCGGCCAACGGCGGGAGCGTCGTGAAGGTGGACTCGACCTACAAGCTGCTGCCGGGCGTGGAGGTGAAGGATGAGATCACCAAGGCCAAGGACTCTGTCACCGCCATCTTCAAGGCCGCCGAAGCCTACCTCATCGCCAACCCCCACGCCTACAACTGA
- the LOC123046838 gene encoding pathogenesis-related protein 1: MASTNSWTHEIESSVAAPRLFRAGVMDWHTLAPKLAPHIVASAHPVEGEGGIGSVRQFNFTSVMPFTLMKERLEFLDTDKCECKSTLVEGGGIDTAIETATSHIKVEPAANGGCFVKVDSTYKLLPGVEVNDEITKAKESVTAIFKAADAYLIANPDAYN; the protein is encoded by the exons ATGGCCTCCACCAACAGCTGGACCCACGAGATCGAGTCGTCGGTCGCGGCACCGCGCCTGTTCCGTGCCGGCGTCATGGACTGGCACACTCTGGCACCCAAGCTCGCGCCCCACATCGTCGCCAGCGCCCACCCCGTGGAGGGCGAAGGCGGCATCGGCAGCGTCAGGCAGTTCAACTTCACCTCAG TCATGCCCTTTACCCTCATGAAGGAGAGGCTTGAGTTCCTGGACACAGACAAGTGTGAGTGCAAGTCGACCCTCGTCGAGGGCGGCGGCATCGACACGGCGATCGAGACTGCGACGTCGCACATCAAGGTGGAGCCGGCGGCCAACGGAGGGTGCTTCGTGAAGGTGGACTCGACGTACAAGCTGCTGCCAGGCGTGGAGGTGAATGACGAAATCACCAAGGCCAAGGAATCCGTCACCGCCATCTTTAAAGCCGCCGATGCCTACCTCATCGCCAACCCTGACGCCTACAACTGA
- the LOC123046835 gene encoding pathogenesis-related protein 1: MASTNSWTHRIESSVAAPHLFRAGVMDWHTLAPKLAPHIVASAHPVEGEGGIGSVRQFNFTSAMPFTLMKERPEFLDEKKCECKSTLIEGGGIGTAIETATSHIKVEPAANGGSFVKVNSTYKLLPGVEVNDEITKAKESVTAIFKAAEAYLIANPDAYN, translated from the exons ATGGCCTCCACCAACAGCTGGACTCACAGGATCGAGTCGTCGGTCGCGGCACCGCACCTGTTCCGCGCCGGCGTCATGGACTGGCACACTCTGGCACCCAAGCTCGCACCCCACATCGTCGCCAGCGCCCACCCCGTCGAGGGCGAAGGCGGCATCGGCAGCGTCAGGCAGTTCAACTTCACCTCAG CCATGCCCTTTACCCTCATGAAGGAGAGGCCCGAGTTCCTGGACGAGAAGAAGTGCGAGTGCAAGTCGACCCTCATCGAGGGCGGTGGCATCGGCACGGCCATCGAGACTGCGACGTCGCACATCAAGGTGGAGCCGGCGGCCAACGGAGGGAGCTTCGTGAAGGTGAACTCGACGTACAAGCTGCTGCCAGGCGTGGAGGTGAATGACGAAATCACCAAGGCCAAGGAATCCGTCACCGCCATCTTTAAGGCAGCCGAGGCCTACCTCATCGCCAACCCCGACGCCTACAACTGA
- the LOC123046836 gene encoding pathogenesis-related protein 1, producing MASTNSWTHEIESLVAAPRLFRAGVMDWHTLAPKLAPHIVASAHPVEGEGGIGSVRQFNFTSAMPFTLMERLEFLDEEKCECKSTLIEGGGIGTAIETATSRIKVEPAVNGGSLVKVNSTYKLLPGVEVNDEITKAKESVTAIFKAAEAYLIANPDAYN from the exons ATGGCCTCCACAAACAGCTGGACCCACGAGATCGAGTCGTTGGTCGCGGCACCGCGCTTGTTCCGTGCCGGCGTCATGGACTGGCACACTCTGGCACCCAAGCTCGCACCCCACATCGTCGCCAGCGCCCACCCCGTTGAGGGCGAAGGCGGCATCGGCAGCGTCAGGCAGTTCAACTTCACCTCAG CCATGCCCTTTACCCTCATGGAGAGGCTCGAGTTCCTGGACGAGGAGAAGTGCGAGTGCAAGTCGACCCTCATCGAGGGCGGTGGCATCGGCACGGCCATCGAGACTGCAACGTCGCGCATCAAGGTGGAGCCGGCGGTCAACGGAGGGAGCTTGGTGAAGGTGAACTCGACGTACAAGCTGCTGCCAGGCGTGGAGGTGAATGACGAAATAACCAAGGCCAAGGAATCAGTCACTGCCATCTTTAAGGCCGCTGAGGCCTACCTCATCGCCAACCCCGATGCCTACAACTGA